The sequence GTTCTCTGAAACAGGAAATTACGGCATCGGCACAATCCCTTCCTTTCAGTTCGTCGATATAACGATAAATAAACCGGGCATCGCTGTCCGTATCATAAGGATTGCGACACCCGGTCTGGACGAGCTTCAGGTAACATGGTTTATGGTTTCGCGCATACATATAGTGCATCAAGGCAAGAGATAAAACGGTCTTTCCGACACCTGTGTCGGTCCCGACAATAAAAAGATTATGCATGATTCTTTACCTCTTTATGAAGTGTTTTCTGCAATGACCCGACAAATAATTTCACATCTTTTTCATTGTGTAACGCCGTCATGCCGATCCTTAAAATTGCACGATTGAGGGCAACAGTCGGATAACGGGCCGGAAAAACAAGAATGCCATGTTCTTTAAGCCCCAGGGCTACACGCACAGCCAAATCTTCATCACCAATTTCGACCCCCAGGATGTGCGCGTCGCCAAAAGCACGGAAACCGGCTTGAAGCAGGCGGCTCTTCATGTTTTGACTTACCGCCGCCAGTTGTTCTCGTTCCCGTTCCGCCCGCTCCATGATCTTTAATATGTCGATTACCGTTCCGGCATGGGAAGGGGGCAAGGTGGTCGTAAACATCAGGGGGGCGGAAAAATTGAGGAGATATTCTTTGTATATATCGGGGAGGAGGACAAATGCACCAAACAGACCGAAGGCTTTGCCGAACGTTCCCACGGCGATGTCGGCAACGCCGTGAGCGATGCCCCTCCCCCCGGGTCCGATGGCCCCGAAAGAATGGGCTTCATCGACGATGGATAAAAAACCATGGTCTCTCTTGAGACGCGCCAGTTTCGTCACATCCAACAGGTCTCCATCCATACTGAAAAGGGATTCAGTCACCACCGCTGTACGGGATGCGTCGTTTTTTTTTAACTTTTTCTCCAAATGATCGAGATTTCCATGTCGGAAGCCGATGACGTCGGCGCCACTCAAGGCCATCCCACTGACACTGCTGGCGTGGATGTGTTGATCAACCATGACCGGATCACCTGCTTCGAAAAGAGCGGACAAAAGGCCCAGGTTCGCCTGAAAACCGCTTGGGAAAAAGAGAGCGGTTTCATATCCAAAATAATCGGCACAGGCGGCCTCGGCTTCACGGATCAACGTATAATTTCCGGTCACAAGGCGGGAGGAAGAGGAGGAGGTTCCAAATCCCTTGACATTTTGGACAAGGATATCTTTAAAAACCGGGGAATCGGCAAATCCCAAGTAGTCGTTGGAAGCAAAACTTAAGTAGAGAGTTCCATCCAGGCAAACATGTTTGCCCCTCCGTTTTGATATGACCGGAGGATCCCGATAGAGTCCCGTTCTTTTCTGGAGGGTCAGGCGGTCCCGGATACGTTGGTTAAACATGAAAAAAGCCTCTTATAATGCGCCCTAAGCCTTGCGCCATCAAATTTTTCATCATATTCCACGGTGGAGAACCAAAATTCTCCATCCATGACCATCCTTCCTCCCTTTCGGGCACATAACCGGTAAACGAAACTTCGGTCAC is a genomic window of Deltaproteobacteria bacterium containing:
- a CDS encoding 8-amino-7-oxononanoate synthase, coding for MFNQRIRDRLTLQKRTGLYRDPPVISKRRGKHVCLDGTLYLSFASNDYLGFADSPVFKDILVQNVKGFGTSSSSSRLVTGNYTLIREAEAACADYFGYETALFFPSGFQANLGLLSALFEAGDPVMVDQHIHASSVSGMALSGADVIGFRHGNLDHLEKKLKKNDASRTAVVTESLFSMDGDLLDVTKLARLKRDHGFLSIVDEAHSFGAIGPGGRGIAHGVADIAVGTFGKAFGLFGAFVLLPDIYKEYLLNFSAPLMFTTTLPPSHAGTVIDILKIMERAEREREQLAAVSQNMKSRLLQAGFRAFGDAHILGVEIGDEDLAVRVALGLKEHGILVFPARYPTVALNRAILRIGMTALHNEKDVKLFVGSLQKTLHKEVKNHA